Proteins encoded by one window of Bacillota bacterium:
- a CDS encoding transposase, which translates to MGTGEPDRRGVAELYAEIAQPSVSPAQLTAATLIQLEKGFSDRELEEATLYDDRVKYALGMSRNDLGLCAVTLCRFRQRLMAARRREGAA; encoded by the coding sequence TTGGGTACAGGGGAACCTGACAGGCGAGGAGTCGCGGAGCTTTACGCCGAGATCGCCCAGCCATCGGTGAGCCCTGCGCAGCTCACCGCCGCCACCCTGATCCAGCTGGAGAAGGGGTTTTCCGACCGCGAGTTGGAAGAGGCCACCCTGTACGACGACCGGGTGAAGTACGCCCTGGGCATGTCCCGCAACGACCTGGGGCTGTGTGCGGTCACGCTGTGCCGGTTCCGGCAGCGGCTGATGGCTGCCCGACGGCGCGAAGGTGCTGCTTGA